A stretch of Bacillus pseudomycoides DNA encodes these proteins:
- a CDS encoding aminotransferase class I/II-fold pyridoxal phosphate-dependent enzyme, protein MTENLQLSAEEMRQLGYQAVDLIIDHMNHLKSKPVSETIDSDILRNKLTESIPENGSDPKELLHFLNRNVFNQITHVDHPHFMAFVPGPNNYVGVVADFLASGINVFPTAWIVGAGAEQIELTTMNWLKSMLGFPDSAEGLFVSGGSMANLTALTVARQVKLNNDIENAVVYFSDQTHFSVDRALKVLGFKHHQICRIETDEHLRISVGALKKQIKEDRTKGKKPFCVIANAGTTNCGAVDSLNELADFCNDEDVWLHADGAYGAPAILSEKGSALLQGIHRVDSLTLDPHKWLFQPYDVGCVLIRNSQYLSKTFRMIPEYIKDTETNIEEEINFGERGIELSRRFRALKVWLSFKVFGVAAFRQAIEHGIMLAEQVEAFLGKAKDWEVVTPAQLGIITFRYIPCELASTDTINEINKKLVEEINHRGFAMLSTTELKEKVVIRLCSINPRTTTEEMLQIMMKIKALAEEVSTSYKHLISVPQL, encoded by the coding sequence GTGACGGAAAACCTGCAGTTATCAGCCGAAGAGATGCGTCAGTTAGGATATCAAGCGGTTGATTTGATTATTGACCATATGAATCATTTGAAAAGCAAACCAGTATCTGAAACGATTGATAGTGATATTCTCAGAAACAAACTGACTGAATCGATCCCAGAAAACGGATCCGATCCGAAAGAGCTCCTTCATTTTCTTAATAGGAATGTGTTTAATCAGATTACCCATGTGGATCATCCCCATTTTATGGCTTTTGTGCCGGGTCCTAATAATTATGTTGGAGTAGTAGCAGATTTTTTAGCAAGTGGAATTAATGTATTTCCGACAGCTTGGATAGTAGGCGCAGGTGCTGAGCAAATCGAATTAACGACAATGAATTGGTTAAAATCGATGTTAGGATTCCCGGATTCGGCTGAAGGGCTATTTGTAAGCGGAGGTTCCATGGCTAATTTGACCGCGCTTACTGTAGCTAGACAGGTCAAACTTAATAATGACATAGAAAATGCGGTTGTTTATTTTTCTGATCAGACTCATTTTTCTGTGGATCGGGCACTAAAAGTATTGGGTTTCAAACACCATCAAATTTGCCGAATCGAAACGGATGAACATTTACGAATTTCAGTTGGTGCTTTGAAAAAGCAAATAAAAGAAGATCGAACAAAAGGAAAAAAACCATTCTGTGTTATTGCTAATGCTGGAACAACTAATTGCGGAGCGGTTGATTCCCTCAATGAGTTGGCTGATTTTTGTAATGATGAAGATGTATGGCTACATGCGGATGGAGCCTATGGTGCCCCGGCAATTCTCAGCGAAAAAGGAAGTGCTTTACTTCAAGGGATTCATCGTGTCGATTCCTTGACGTTGGACCCTCATAAATGGCTTTTTCAGCCTTATGATGTGGGCTGTGTACTCATTAGAAACAGTCAATACTTAAGCAAAACATTTCGTATGATTCCAGAGTATATCAAGGATACGGAAACCAATATAGAAGAAGAAATCAATTTTGGAGAACGTGGAATTGAACTTTCGCGCAGATTTAGGGCGTTAAAGGTGTGGCTGTCTTTTAAAGTATTTGGGGTCGCAGCTTTTCGCCAGGCAATTGAACATGGCATCATGTTGGCTGAACAAGTTGAGGCGTTCTTAGGGAAAGCGAAAGATTGGGAGGTGGTAACACCTGCCCAGTTAGGAATTATTACTTTCCGTTATATCCCTTGTGAATTAGCATCAACAGATACAATCAATGAAATAAACAAAAAACTGGTGGAAGAAATTAATCACAGAGGATTTGCCATGTTAAGTACGACCGAATTGAAAGAGAAAGTGGTTATTCGACTTTGTTCCATCAATCCAAGGACGACAACAGAAGAAATGCTCCAAATCATGATGAAAATCAAAGCATTGGCAGAGGAAGTAAGCACATCTTACAAACATCTTATCTCAGTTCCGCAACTTTGA
- a CDS encoding DUF4183 domain-containing protein — MPIIKPFVAGRRFVSTASTGTAAGADLTFANTDFTNDAGAVTTFPASYAYLNLYINGVLQTADTVTGVTTTAITIVGGAVLDGGTPLIIEFIVT, encoded by the coding sequence ATGCCAATTATTAAACCTTTTGTAGCTGGTCGAAGATTTGTTAGTACAGCGAGTACTGGGACTGCTGCTGGAGCAGATTTAACTTTTGCTAATACTGATTTTACAAACGATGCAGGTGCTGTCACAACATTCCCTGCTTCATACGCGTATCTAAACTTATATATAAACGGTGTACTACAAACTGCCGATACTGTAACAGGAGTTACTACTACTGCAATCACTATTGTTGGTGGTGCTGTTCTAGACGGAGGTACTCCACTCATCATTGAGTTTATCGTAACGTAG
- a CDS encoding VOC family protein yields the protein MSQSLLTGMEGVFIPVKDPKISSEWYEEKLGFKLIYIEKEAAVMKIEEESQTVVCLVKTVNHQPMKFPENNFGVGKYYNFIPKDINETYRLLIERGVKVNPISEEGSTKFFTFFDPDGNPLGACQ from the coding sequence ATGTCACAGTCATTATTGACTGGTATGGAAGGCGTATTTATACCTGTCAAAGACCCAAAAATTTCATCTGAATGGTATGAAGAAAAATTAGGATTTAAACTTATTTATATCGAGAAAGAAGCCGCAGTTATGAAGATTGAAGAAGAATCACAAACAGTAGTATGTCTTGTGAAAACTGTTAATCATCAACCAATGAAGTTTCCTGAGAATAACTTTGGAGTAGGAAAATACTATAACTTTATCCCTAAAGATATTAATGAGACTTACCGACTGTTAATTGAACGTGGTGTCAAAGTAAATCCTATTAGTGAAGAAGGGTCTACCAAATTCTTTACATTTTTTGATCCTGACGGAAATCCTCTAGGAGCTTGTCAATAA
- a CDS encoding alpha/beta hydrolase, giving the protein MKNRVNPELLPGLEMFQDLDLRSENLQAIREGISQMRPPTVVDESLSLTDEVIVGPDANPLPLRIYRPKSNNESLPVLLWIHGGGYILGSIDDNDDPCMRFVKEANCVVVSVDYRLAPEHPYPAPIEDCYAALKWIADNAEPLNIDSNRIGVAGASAGGGLTAALTLLARDRQYPSICFQMPLYPMIDDRNNTPSTNEIKEGFVWNQKTNEAGWKMYLGEIYGTDNIPAYAAPARAEDYSNLPYTYTFVGQLDPFRSETLTYVTKLAQAGVDVEFHLYPRAYHWFEGLNPNADVSIHAVNEIIQAVKTGFERVAKVEA; this is encoded by the coding sequence ATGAAGAACCGAGTAAATCCAGAGTTATTACCAGGATTAGAAATGTTTCAAGACCTCGATTTACGCTCAGAGAACTTGCAAGCAATCAGAGAAGGAATATCGCAAATGAGACCACCTACCGTTGTTGATGAATCCCTTTCATTAACAGATGAAGTCATTGTAGGACCTGATGCTAATCCATTACCATTAAGAATTTATCGTCCAAAATCAAATAATGAATCCTTACCTGTCCTGTTATGGATACATGGTGGTGGTTATATCTTAGGGTCTATAGATGATAATGATGATCCTTGTATGAGGTTTGTAAAAGAAGCCAACTGTGTGGTCGTTTCTGTAGACTACCGTTTAGCTCCTGAACATCCTTATCCAGCACCAATTGAGGATTGTTATGCAGCATTAAAATGGATTGCTGATAATGCAGAGCCATTAAACATTGATTCGAATCGAATTGGTGTTGCAGGAGCGAGCGCAGGCGGTGGACTAACAGCAGCATTGACATTATTAGCCCGCGATCGACAATATCCTTCTATTTGTTTCCAAATGCCACTCTATCCAATGATTGATGATCGAAATAATACACCTTCTACGAATGAAATTAAAGAAGGATTTGTTTGGAATCAAAAGACAAATGAAGCTGGCTGGAAAATGTATTTAGGAGAAATATATGGAACGGATAATATTCCTGCCTATGCAGCCCCTGCTCGAGCAGAGGATTATAGTAATTTGCCCTACACCTACACATTTGTTGGTCAATTAGATCCATTCCGCAGTGAAACATTAACCTATGTAACCAAACTTGCGCAAGCTGGTGTTGATGTCGAATTTCATTTATATCCAAGGGCCTATCACTGGTTCGAAGGATTAAATCCAAATGCCGACGTATCTATTCACGCTGTGAATGAAATTATACAAGCAGTAAAGACTGGTTTCGAAAGAGTAGCTAAGGTAGAGGCATAA
- a CDS encoding DM13 domain-containing protein: MNIKSVLFIAGFVMVGGILWFLFRPEKLFIDKQINEALPQTEIKSKEVQQQERVISKGQFQNGVHETTGVATIYQLSNGKRVLRLTNFETSNGPDVRVVLVPAKSLKNNEDVKNHQYIELGKLKGNKGSQNYEIPEEVDIDAYGLVSIWCKRFNENFGMARFEK; this comes from the coding sequence ATGAACATAAAATCTGTATTGTTTATTGCAGGGTTTGTAATGGTTGGGGGGATCTTATGGTTTCTATTCCGTCCTGAAAAATTATTTATAGATAAGCAAATTAATGAAGCATTGCCACAAACAGAAATAAAATCAAAAGAAGTTCAACAACAAGAACGAGTAATAAGCAAAGGGCAGTTTCAGAATGGGGTTCACGAAACGACTGGAGTAGCAACAATCTATCAATTATCGAATGGGAAACGTGTTTTAAGACTTACCAATTTTGAAACTTCTAATGGTCCGGATGTTCGAGTGGTGTTGGTTCCTGCAAAAAGTTTAAAAAATAATGAAGATGTTAAAAACCATCAGTATATTGAATTAGGGAAGTTAAAGGGAAACAAAGGATCTCAAAATTATGAAATTCCTGAAGAAGTAGATATTGATGCATATGGTTTAGTTTCTATATGGTGTAAGAGATTTAATGAAAATTTCGGTATGGCTCGTTTTGAAAAGTAA
- a CDS encoding ThiF family adenylyltransferase → MDMDSYYWEMVKKNIGVYSKQEQECLRNKKVIIFGLGGVGGYEAILFSRMGIGHITGIDPDEFEISNINRQMLALSSVIGEPKAKVAEQVVKDIHPYISTNFIQTRVDEDNVTELIKGHDIVVEAVDDMPSRVIIHRTARDLGIPSVGMSGSPPTRGFVSTFFPTGVPYEEALNVSIVGHKLTNPELRQQVADIKKGRARYSVEKGVPKEWAQDFCDGKVGWIITPMRAHLLSLFSFHEAIQVLTGREPLARAPKGIVIDVDSHIPVQVKEAPKGGWDYKTL, encoded by the coding sequence ATGGATATGGATTCGTATTATTGGGAAATGGTTAAGAAGAATATTGGTGTGTATTCTAAACAGGAACAAGAATGTCTTCGAAATAAAAAGGTTATTATTTTTGGATTAGGGGGAGTAGGAGGATATGAAGCAATTCTCTTCTCTCGAATGGGAATTGGACATATTACAGGAATTGATCCAGATGAATTTGAAATATCTAATATTAATAGACAAATGTTAGCGCTTTCCAGTGTTATCGGTGAACCAAAAGCAAAAGTGGCAGAACAAGTTGTGAAAGATATACATCCCTATATATCAACAAACTTCATACAAACAAGAGTAGATGAAGACAATGTAACCGAACTTATAAAAGGGCACGATATTGTAGTAGAAGCCGTAGATGATATGCCTTCAAGAGTTATTATACATAGAACAGCTAGAGATTTAGGCATACCGAGTGTGGGGATGTCAGGTAGTCCTCCTACAAGAGGATTTGTTTCTACGTTTTTCCCAACTGGAGTTCCTTATGAAGAAGCATTGAATGTATCTATTGTAGGGCATAAATTAACAAATCCAGAATTAAGACAACAAGTTGCTGATATAAAGAAAGGACGTGCTAGGTATTCTGTAGAAAAAGGGGTCCCAAAAGAGTGGGCACAAGATTTTTGTGATGGAAAAGTGGGATGGATTATTACACCAATGCGTGCCCATCTATTATCACTATTTAGTTTTCATGAAGCAATACAAGTATTAACTGGTCGTGAACCTCTAGCTAGAGCTCCAAAAGGAATTGTCATTGATGTTGATAGTCATATCCCTGTTCAAGTAAAAGAGGCCCCAAAAGGTGGATGGGATTATAAAACGCTGTAG